A single genomic interval of Rhizobiales bacterium GAS188 harbors:
- a CDS encoding fatty-acyl-CoA synthase, which translates to MQRGVSHWNTDASQPLAHASVGDALRSAAERRRDATAIISVGPPRSECTFSGLYSNAERAARALLASFQPGECVAIWAPNTAEWLVLQYGVALAGLHLLPVNPACAARDLAYQLGRVGAVGIFVAAGHRSAAMIEQVAQIRHELPKLRKVVSFSDWTAFIESGSPTERFPTVQAQEPWLIEFTSGTTGLPKPALLHHTGMINSSRWVAERMDVSPDDRWLNFLPLFYVAGGVIANFAALQAGATQVLLPFEPGACLRAIESERCSLFIAPATILRMLLEHADLTSTDLRSLRLITTGGMRCPPELFRTAEQAFRVHLTAMYGQTEACGIVAQSRPDDDVHDRAETVGQPLPHVELAIVEPESGDRVGSGQNGEIRVRGYQVCAGYLGMPEATATTIDADGWLHTGDLGSLDERGYLRIGGRLKELINRAGVKIAPAEVEELLASHPKVAEVAVLGLPDAKWGEVVGAAVRPHAGSVPTAAELAAFCRRHLAPFKTPRHWLFLEEIPRTISGKVEREKIRKLLSACISEE; encoded by the coding sequence ATGCAAAGAGGCGTTTCGCACTGGAATACGGATGCCTCCCAGCCGCTTGCGCATGCTTCGGTCGGCGATGCCCTGAGATCTGCTGCAGAACGAAGGCGGGACGCTACCGCCATCATATCCGTCGGCCCTCCGCGGTCGGAGTGCACATTCAGCGGCCTCTACTCAAACGCTGAGCGCGCTGCGAGGGCGCTGCTCGCGTCCTTCCAGCCTGGCGAATGCGTCGCGATCTGGGCTCCAAACACAGCCGAGTGGCTCGTCCTTCAATATGGGGTTGCGCTCGCGGGCCTGCATCTCCTTCCAGTCAATCCAGCGTGTGCAGCCCGTGACCTTGCATATCAACTCGGCCGCGTCGGCGCGGTCGGCATCTTCGTTGCGGCCGGGCACCGAAGTGCCGCGATGATCGAGCAGGTGGCACAGATCCGGCACGAGCTTCCCAAACTACGCAAAGTCGTCAGTTTCTCTGACTGGACAGCTTTCATCGAATCAGGCTCGCCGACGGAACGCTTCCCCACGGTACAAGCGCAAGAGCCCTGGCTCATTGAGTTCACGTCCGGCACGACCGGGCTTCCGAAGCCGGCGCTCCTGCATCACACAGGTATGATAAACAGCTCGCGATGGGTCGCCGAGCGCATGGACGTCAGCCCGGATGATCGTTGGCTCAACTTCCTGCCGCTGTTCTATGTGGCGGGGGGCGTGATTGCCAACTTTGCCGCGCTGCAGGCTGGTGCGACACAAGTGCTGCTTCCATTCGAGCCGGGAGCGTGCCTGAGAGCCATCGAGAGCGAGCGGTGCTCGTTGTTCATCGCGCCAGCGACCATTCTGAGAATGCTGCTAGAACATGCCGACCTCACGTCGACGGATCTCCGCAGCCTACGGCTCATCACTACTGGCGGCATGCGCTGCCCACCTGAACTCTTCCGCACGGCCGAGCAGGCGTTCAGAGTCCATCTCACGGCGATGTACGGGCAGACGGAGGCGTGCGGCATCGTTGCGCAGAGTCGGCCGGATGACGATGTTCACGATCGTGCGGAGACGGTCGGCCAACCGCTGCCCCACGTCGAGCTTGCGATCGTAGAACCGGAAAGCGGCGACCGGGTTGGCTCGGGCCAAAACGGCGAGATTCGGGTGCGCGGCTATCAAGTCTGCGCCGGATACCTTGGAATGCCGGAGGCTACGGCGACAACCATAGATGCTGATGGCTGGCTGCATACGGGCGATCTTGGCTCTCTGGACGAGCGCGGCTACTTGCGGATCGGCGGTCGGCTGAAGGAGCTGATCAATCGCGCGGGCGTGAAGATAGCACCTGCGGAAGTGGAGGAGTTGCTGGCGAGCCATCCGAAGGTCGCCGAGGTTGCCGTCTTGGGATTGCCGGATGCCAAGTGGGGCGAAGTTGTCGGTGCCGCCGTTCGACCGCACGCCGGCTCGGTTCCGACTGCGGCTGAACTGGCCGCCTTTTGCCGTCGTCACTTGGCGCCGTTCAAGACGCCGCGTCACTGGCTCTTTCTCGAGGAAATCCCGCGCACGATATCGGGGAAGGTGGAGCGGGAGAAGATCCGAAAGCTTCTGAGCGCGTGTATATCGGAAGAGTAG
- a CDS encoding chromosome partitioning protein, ParB family has translation MAKATQKIALSSSRDIPFDKLVLSQANVRRLKTGISIEELAEDIARRTLLQSLNVRPVLDAEGEETGMFEVPAGGRRFRALELLVKQKRMVKTQPVPCVVRTAGLAEEDSFAENSQREALHPLDQFRGFQTLRQKGLSEEEIAARFFVSPLVVKQRLKLAAVSEKLLDVYAKDDMTLEQLMAFTVTNDQARQEQVWEALSRSYSKEPYQIRRQLTEGAVEAYDKRARFVGIDAYEAAGGTVLRDLFQQDRGGWLQDPALLDRLVTEKLQAEAETLRGEGWKWIVAAPEFPYGHTAGRRRLAGETVEMTDEDRAASEALREEYDRLEEEYADADMPEEVDRRLGEIETAIAAFEQRPVIYDPAEIAAAGVFVSIDSDGHLRIARGYVRPEDDAPVSAAPEGGEAAASYPDGEAGHAVITICGVTASETETPDEDEGVRPLSERLVTELTAQRTLALRDALANAPDMAFVAVLHALCLGAFYHYASDTCLEITAKSSGFGTQAPGLSNTPSAKAIEARHDAWARQLPEEPGDLWDALVAFDDNSRTALFAHCASVTVNVVKEPWNRRPGAFEHGDRLARAVDLDMAAVGWTPTVDNYLSRIPKARILEAVREAKGEASAQLIDHLKKADMAKEAERLLAGTGWLPEPLRTPAIDIAASGDGSDAQALPAFLADGIDPEEPAPHAIAAELSLARGGAGRPALHRHNIKGVVSEFEEWHAKATVRLPWGY, from the coding sequence ATGGCGAAGGCCACCCAGAAGATCGCGCTCAGCTCCTCCCGCGACATCCCATTCGACAAGCTGGTGCTCAGCCAGGCCAATGTGCGCCGGCTGAAAACCGGAATCTCCATCGAGGAGCTCGCTGAGGATATCGCCCGGCGCACGCTGCTGCAGAGCCTGAATGTCCGGCCCGTGCTCGACGCCGAGGGCGAGGAGACCGGGATGTTCGAAGTGCCGGCCGGCGGCCGCCGGTTTCGCGCGCTGGAACTCCTGGTCAAGCAGAAGCGCATGGTGAAGACGCAGCCCGTCCCGTGTGTCGTGAGGACCGCCGGGCTTGCCGAGGAGGATTCCTTTGCCGAGAACTCCCAACGCGAAGCGCTGCATCCTCTCGATCAGTTCCGCGGCTTCCAGACCTTGCGGCAGAAGGGTCTCAGCGAGGAGGAGATCGCGGCCCGCTTCTTCGTGAGCCCGCTTGTCGTCAAGCAGCGCCTGAAGCTCGCGGCCGTCTCGGAAAAGCTCCTCGACGTCTACGCCAAGGACGACATGACGCTCGAGCAGCTCATGGCGTTCACGGTCACCAACGACCAGGCGCGTCAGGAGCAGGTGTGGGAGGCGCTCTCGCGATCCTACAGCAAGGAGCCATACCAAATCCGGCGCCAGCTGACCGAAGGCGCGGTAGAGGCCTACGACAAGCGGGCGCGTTTTGTTGGTATCGATGCCTATGAGGCCGCCGGCGGCACCGTGCTGCGCGACCTGTTCCAACAGGACCGTGGCGGCTGGCTGCAGGATCCGGCCCTGCTCGATCGGCTTGTGACCGAGAAGCTGCAGGCTGAGGCCGAAACGCTCCGCGGCGAAGGCTGGAAGTGGATCGTAGCCGCACCCGAGTTCCCATACGGCCACACGGCCGGGCGGCGCCGTCTCGCCGGCGAGACGGTCGAGATGACGGATGAAGACCGGGCCGCCAGCGAGGCTCTGAGGGAGGAATATGACCGGCTCGAGGAGGAATACGCCGACGCCGACATGCCCGAGGAGGTCGATCGCCGTCTCGGCGAGATCGAGACCGCGATCGCGGCCTTCGAACAGCGGCCCGTGATCTACGACCCGGCCGAGATCGCCGCCGCGGGCGTCTTCGTCAGCATCGACAGCGATGGCCACCTGCGCATCGCGCGCGGATATGTGCGGCCCGAGGATGACGCGCCCGTCTCGGCCGCGCCTGAAGGAGGCGAAGCCGCGGCTTCGTATCCCGACGGCGAGGCCGGGCACGCCGTGATCACCATTTGCGGCGTCACGGCTTCCGAGACCGAGACTCCGGACGAGGATGAAGGCGTCCGGCCGCTATCCGAGCGCCTGGTGACCGAGCTCACTGCGCAGCGCACGCTTGCGCTTCGAGACGCGCTTGCGAACGCGCCTGACATGGCCTTCGTCGCAGTGCTGCATGCGCTCTGCCTTGGCGCCTTCTACCACTACGCGTCCGATACCTGCCTCGAGATCACGGCCAAGAGCTCGGGCTTCGGCACGCAGGCGCCGGGCCTGAGCAATACGCCATCCGCCAAGGCGATCGAGGCACGCCATGACGCCTGGGCCCGGCAGTTGCCCGAAGAGCCCGGCGATCTGTGGGACGCGCTGGTCGCGTTCGACGACAACAGCCGCACGGCGCTGTTCGCTCATTGCGCCTCGGTCACCGTCAATGTCGTGAAGGAGCCATGGAACCGCCGTCCTGGCGCGTTCGAGCATGGCGATCGTCTTGCCCGGGCAGTGGATCTCGACATGGCCGCCGTCGGCTGGACCCCGACCGTCGACAACTACCTCAGCCGGATTCCGAAGGCACGGATCCTCGAGGCGGTGCGAGAGGCGAAGGGTGAGGCCTCCGCTCAGCTCATCGACCATCTGAAGAAGGCCGACATGGCCAAGGAGGCCGAGCGGCTCCTCGCCGGCACCGGCTGGCTGCCCGAGCCGCTGCGCACGCCGGCGATCGACATCGCCGCTTCCGGGGACGGATCGGACGCGCAGGCTCTGCCCGCGTTCCTCGCCGATGGGATTGATCCGGAAGAGCCGGCGCCTCACGCCATCGCGGCCGAATTATCCTTGGCGCGGGGCGGCGCCGGCCGCCCCGCGCTCCATCGACACAACATTAAAGGGGTCGTCTCAGAATTCGAAGAATGGCACGCCAAGGCGACGGTCCGCCTTCCGTGGGGGTATTGA
- a CDS encoding DNA-damage-inducible protein J, which yields MGLADTYVRARIDTSTKERAADALEAMGLSISDAIRLLMLRIADERRLPFDVKVPNATTREAMSELEAGKGKSFASVDALIADLHADD from the coding sequence ATGGGCTTGGCCGATACCTATGTCCGCGCCCGCATCGACACGTCCACCAAGGAGCGCGCGGCCGACGCGCTGGAAGCCATGGGCCTGTCGATTTCGGACGCCATCCGCCTGCTGATGCTTCGCATCGCCGATGAGCGCCGCTTGCCCTTCGACGTCAAGGTTCCAAACGCTACGACCCGCGAGGCCATGTCCGAGCTCGAGGCCGGCAAGGGCAAGAGCTTTGCCAGCGTCGATGCCCTGATAGCGGACCTGCATGCGGACGATTGA
- a CDS encoding mRNA interferase YafQ, which translates to MRTIERSTTFKRDYKRESKGRHRATLDADLLSILRALATDTPLEPRYRDHDLSGNWAGYRDCHVKPDLVLIYRKSDANSLRLARLGSHSEVFG; encoded by the coding sequence ATGCGGACGATTGAGCGCTCGACCACATTCAAGCGCGACTACAAGCGGGAATCCAAAGGCCGGCACCGGGCGACCCTCGATGCCGACTTGCTGTCGATTCTGAGGGCCCTGGCGACCGACACGCCATTGGAGCCTCGCTATCGCGACCACGATCTCAGCGGGAATTGGGCCGGCTATCGCGACTGCCACGTCAAGCCCGACCTGGTGCTGATCTATCGGAAATCTGACGCCAACAGCCTGCGCCTGGCCCGCCTCGGATCGCACAGCGAGGTATTCGGATAA
- a CDS encoding P-loop containing NTP hydrolase pore-1, with translation MLLPDLERGRSIDASALRAAMSQACGGSDAEGAWNWKTAYDACEAAQVLFLRKFGPVMSARAGSPAAQLAMLAKVAALLPTHTKRSEESQALQQFSTPIGLSFAASVAAAITPADLVLEPSAGTGLLAIFAELAGASLVLNELAVARADLLSHLFPGAPVTRHDAAHIHDHLDAALRPTVVLMNPPFSVAAHVDGRVADAAFRHLSSALARLGEGGRLVAITGTNLSPDNPTWCDSFVRLQERGRVVFTAPIDGRAYARHGTSVDTRLTVIDRVPAEDPRLFPASPGVATDPGTLLAFVTQCVPPRAAMSAPASRAPAPIMVRANRARLARSTTPARPSPVPATDRAGVELAYETVDWKPAEGGRITEALYEGYSLQSIRIRGAQAHPTRLVQSAAMASVAPPKPSYRPHLPHAVIVDGLLSDAQLESVIYAGEAHSGHLAGSWTVDETFDVVSAAPDEAESAVRFRRGWFLGDGTGAGKGRQVAGILLDNWLKGRRRAVWVSKSDKLIEDAQRDWAALGQERLLITPLSRFRQGAPIRLGEGILFTTYATLRSDERGEKVSRVRQIVDWLGAGFDGVVVFDESHALANAVGSKGERGDQAPSQQGRAGLRLQHALPDARILYVSATGATSVHNLAYAQRLGLWGGADFPFATRSEFVEAIEAGGVAAMEVLARDLKALGLYAARSLSYEGIEYELLEHQLTGEQIRIYDAYAGAFQIIHNNLTEALEAANISGGSRTLNGQAKSAARSAFESAKQTGHLAPGAGRVPP, from the coding sequence ATGCTGCTCCCCGATCTCGAACGCGGACGCTCGATCGATGCGTCTGCTCTTCGCGCGGCGATGTCTCAAGCCTGCGGCGGCTCCGACGCCGAGGGCGCCTGGAACTGGAAGACCGCCTATGACGCTTGCGAGGCGGCGCAGGTGCTGTTCCTGCGCAAGTTCGGTCCGGTCATGTCGGCGCGTGCCGGATCGCCGGCCGCGCAGCTCGCGATGCTCGCCAAGGTCGCGGCCCTCCTGCCGACGCATACGAAGCGTTCCGAAGAGAGCCAGGCGCTGCAGCAATTCTCGACGCCGATCGGCCTTTCCTTCGCGGCCAGCGTCGCCGCGGCGATTACGCCCGCCGACCTCGTGCTCGAGCCATCCGCCGGCACCGGGCTGCTCGCCATCTTCGCCGAGCTCGCCGGCGCTTCCCTCGTCCTGAACGAGCTCGCGGTCGCGCGCGCGGACCTGCTCAGCCACTTGTTCCCCGGCGCTCCCGTCACGCGGCATGACGCCGCTCATATCCACGACCACCTCGATGCCGCTCTGCGTCCGACCGTCGTGCTGATGAATCCACCCTTTTCGGTCGCCGCTCATGTCGATGGCAGGGTCGCGGACGCGGCGTTTCGGCACCTCTCCTCGGCGCTCGCCCGGTTGGGGGAGGGGGGACGTCTGGTCGCCATCACGGGCACCAACCTCTCTCCCGACAATCCGACCTGGTGCGACAGCTTCGTCCGGCTTCAGGAGCGCGGCCGCGTCGTGTTCACGGCTCCCATCGACGGGCGGGCCTATGCGCGCCATGGCACGAGCGTCGATACGCGCCTCACCGTCATCGATCGCGTGCCCGCCGAGGATCCAAGGCTCTTCCCGGCTTCGCCAGGCGTCGCCACTGATCCTGGCACGCTATTGGCCTTTGTGACGCAATGCGTGCCGCCGCGAGCGGCCATGAGCGCGCCGGCGTCTCGCGCTCCCGCGCCCATCATGGTCCGCGCGAACCGCGCGCGCCTGGCGCGCAGCACCACTCCGGCTCGCCCCTCTCCCGTCCCGGCCACCGATCGCGCCGGTGTCGAGCTCGCCTACGAGACCGTCGACTGGAAACCAGCCGAGGGCGGCCGCATCACCGAAGCGCTCTATGAAGGCTACAGCCTCCAGTCGATTCGCATTCGTGGTGCGCAGGCGCATCCGACACGGCTCGTCCAGTCGGCTGCCATGGCCTCGGTCGCACCGCCCAAACCCTCCTACCGGCCGCATCTGCCGCACGCCGTGATCGTGGACGGGCTCCTGTCCGACGCGCAGCTCGAGAGCGTGATCTATGCGGGCGAGGCGCATTCCGGACACCTCGCGGGATCCTGGACGGTCGACGAGACCTTCGATGTGGTCTCGGCCGCGCCGGACGAGGCTGAGAGCGCTGTCCGCTTCCGCCGAGGCTGGTTCCTCGGAGACGGCACTGGAGCCGGCAAGGGCCGTCAGGTTGCCGGCATCCTCCTCGACAATTGGCTGAAAGGCCGCCGCCGTGCGGTCTGGGTGTCCAAATCCGACAAGCTCATCGAGGATGCCCAGCGCGACTGGGCGGCGCTTGGCCAGGAGCGGCTGCTGATCACGCCGTTGTCGCGGTTCCGCCAGGGCGCGCCGATCCGCCTCGGCGAAGGCATCCTGTTCACCACCTATGCGACCCTTCGGTCCGATGAGCGCGGCGAGAAGGTTTCGCGGGTCCGGCAGATCGTCGACTGGCTGGGCGCGGGTTTCGACGGCGTGGTTGTCTTCGACGAAAGCCATGCGCTCGCCAATGCCGTCGGCAGCAAGGGCGAGCGCGGCGATCAGGCACCTTCGCAGCAGGGCAGGGCGGGCTTGCGCCTGCAGCATGCCCTGCCGGATGCCCGCATCCTCTATGTCTCGGCCACGGGGGCAACCTCGGTCCACAATCTCGCCTATGCCCAGCGGCTCGGCCTCTGGGGCGGCGCCGACTTTCCCTTCGCGACCCGCTCGGAGTTCGTGGAGGCGATCGAGGCGGGCGGTGTCGCCGCCATGGAGGTGCTGGCACGCGATCTCAAGGCGCTTGGTCTCTATGCTGCCCGCTCGCTCTCCTATGAGGGGATCGAGTACGAGCTCCTCGAGCACCAGCTCACCGGCGAACAGATCCGCATCTACGATGCCTATGCGGGCGCCTTCCAGATCATCCACAACAACCTCACTGAGGCGCTCGAGGCCGCCAATATCAGCGGCGGGAGCCGCACGCTGAACGGCCAAGCCAAGTCCGCGGCGCGCTCGGCCTTCGAGAGCGCCAAGCAAACGGGTCATCTTGCGCCAGGAGCCGGACGAGTGCCGCCTTAA
- a CDS encoding hypothetical protein (manually curated), with translation MTLTSKFDDVMLTLDCPHCGKALTKKGSWFKTASRFVCARCKRETRITYGDKIKMFGRLERLNHDTP, from the coding sequence ATGACGCTCACTTCCAAGTTCGACGACGTGATGCTCACTCTTGATTGTCCGCACTGCGGAAAAGCGCTGACCAAGAAGGGCAGCTGGTTCAAAACAGCCAGCCGATTCGTGTGTGCTAGGTGTAAACGCGAAACAAGGATAACCTACGGGGACAAAATCAAGATGTTCGGCAGGCTTGAACGCCTGAATCACGATACGCCATAA
- a CDS encoding WGR domain-containing protein, predicted DNA-binding domain in MolR, whose product MHIADAGTDQPLQLLVLERRDYARNMARWYVLSIEPTLFGDQALIREWGRTGSAGRRLGNPYSSKAAAAEALEAWLARKLRRGYRIRAMEDEGGLRQAKYSRQRVRYVGD is encoded by the coding sequence ATGCACATCGCCGATGCCGGCACGGATCAACCCCTGCAATTGCTCGTGCTTGAGCGACGTGACTACGCCCGCAACATGGCGCGCTGGTATGTCCTCTCGATCGAACCGACACTGTTCGGTGACCAGGCGCTGATCCGAGAATGGGGGCGCACCGGCTCGGCCGGACGCCGCCTCGGCAATCCATATTCGAGCAAAGCCGCCGCAGCTGAGGCTTTGGAAGCGTGGCTCGCCCGCAAACTCAGACGCGGCTATCGGATCCGCGCCATGGAAGACGAAGGCGGGTTACGCCAAGCGAAATATAGCCGGCAGCGGGTGCGTTACGTCGGTGATTGA
- a CDS encoding transposase, translating to MLQEVLTGVERRRRWSVEEKLSIVAEACAEGINLSDVVLSQ from the coding sequence ATGCTGCAGGAGGTTTTGACGGGGGTTGAACGCCGCCGCCGCTGGTCGGTTGAGGAGAAGCTCTCGATCGTTGCGGAAGCCTGTGCGGAGGGGATCAATCTGTCGGATGTGGTTCTGTCGCAATAA
- a CDS encoding Transposase (or an inactivated derivative) encodes MGKLKSVEKLFEGRHFDREVIILCVRWYLRLKLSLRDLVEMMAERGLSIAHTTIMRWVQRFAPEFEKHWRRFAQAVGRSWRVDETYVKIRGEWCYLYRAVDGAGKTVDFRLSAKRDVAAAKAFFRKALKGQQHVPQAITLDGYAASHRAVHDLKADGLLPADTKLRSSKYLNNLIEQDHRSVKLRIAVMLGLKGFTNAAITIAGIELMHRIRKGQFGLGRLDVQGRGAPAVWNAVLGV; translated from the coding sequence ATGGGCAAGCTGAAGAGCGTGGAGAAGCTGTTCGAGGGTCGCCACTTCGATCGCGAAGTCATCATCCTGTGCGTGCGCTGGTATCTTCGCCTCAAGCTGAGCTTGCGAGACCTGGTGGAGATGATGGCCGAGCGCGGCCTGTCGATTGCGCATACGACCATCATGCGCTGGGTGCAGCGCTTCGCACCGGAGTTCGAGAAGCACTGGAGACGGTTTGCCCAGGCAGTAGGCCGGTCATGGCGAGTCGACGAGACATACGTCAAGATCCGAGGCGAGTGGTGCTACTTGTACCGTGCCGTTGACGGGGCGGGGAAGACGGTCGACTTCAGACTGAGCGCCAAGCGCGATGTCGCGGCCGCCAAGGCGTTCTTTCGCAAAGCGCTCAAAGGCCAGCAGCACGTGCCGCAAGCCATCACGCTGGACGGCTATGCTGCATCTCACCGTGCGGTGCACGATCTGAAAGCCGATGGCTTGCTGCCCGCGGACACGAAGCTGCGCTCGTCGAAGTACCTGAACAACCTGATTGAGCAAGACCATCGGAGCGTGAAGCTGCGCATTGCTGTGATGCTCGGCCTCAAGGGGTTCACGAATGCGGCGATCACGATCGCCGGCATTGAGTTGATGCATCGCATCCGTAAGGGACAGTTCGGACTTGGACGTCTTGACGTTCAAGGCCGAGGCGCGCCTGCAGTCTGGAACGCAGTGCTTGGGGTCTGA
- a CDS encoding Cytochrome C oxidase, cbb3-type, subunit III codes for MKPAICLVTFLALSVAVSHGHAQAVGDPQEGLALAQQVCSECHAVRKGQVGSPNSRAPTFLEVATTPGMTSTALTVALTTPHAGMPMFRLTAEQRGDVIAYILSLR; via the coding sequence GTGAAACCTGCGATTTGTCTGGTGACCTTTCTGGCGCTCTCGGTTGCGGTCAGTCATGGTCACGCACAGGCGGTCGGCGATCCACAAGAGGGCCTCGCATTGGCGCAACAGGTTTGTTCGGAGTGTCACGCGGTCCGAAAAGGACAGGTCGGCTCGCCGAACTCGCGGGCACCGACATTCTTGGAGGTCGCAACCACTCCTGGAATGACGAGCACTGCCTTGACGGTGGCGCTTACGACGCCGCATGCGGGGATGCCAATGTTCAGGCTCACAGCCGAGCAACGAGGAGATGTTATCGCTTACATCCTCAGTCTGCGTTAG